From the Cucurbita pepo subsp. pepo cultivar mu-cu-16 chromosome LG05, ASM280686v2, whole genome shotgun sequence genome, one window contains:
- the LOC111795220 gene encoding pentatricopeptide repeat-containing protein MRL1, chloroplastic-like, translated as MAMDIQREMKGLGLYPNNITYSILMAASERNNNLEIALELLSQAKEDGVAPTLTMYRCIIGMCLRRVAEPSSLDRPLLSLDTSWPQVDSKWAAQALMVYREIIEARIVPSIEILSQVLGCLQISHDPSLKRRLIENIGVSADTSRSSNLCSLIDGFGEYDPRAFSLLEEAASLGVAPFVSLKGSPIVVDVKELQIHTAEVYLLTVLKGLKHRLAAGSKLPNLLILLSVETTQILSSKGERTINLAGRVGQAVAALLRRLGLPYQGNESSGKIRINGLALRRWMQPKHSDSRIGKPGEFSSFQSRLGKEISHQQRNIRSGHLSLD; from the exons ATGGCTATGGATATTCAGAGAGAAATGAAGGGATTAGGACTCTACCCTAACAACATTACATACTCTATACTTATGGCAGCAAGTGAAAG gaataataatttagaaattgcCCTCGAACTCCTCTCTCAAGCCAAAGAGGATGGTGTTGCCCCAACTTTAACCATGTATAGGTGCATAATTG GCATGTGCTTACGAAGAGTTGCAGAGCCCTCTTCCCTTGATAGACCACTTTTATCTCTTGACACTAGCTGGCCTCAAGTCGATAGTAAGTG gGCAGCACAGGCCTTAATGGTGTACCGGGAAATAATCGAAGCCAGAATCGTTCCGAGCATTGAAATCTTATCTCAAGTTTTGGGGTGCTTGCAGATTTCTCATGATCCCTCCTTAAAACGTAGACTCATAGAAAACATTGGAGTAAGTGCTGACACATCAAGATCTTCAAATCTATGCTCCTTGATAGATGGCTTTGGAGAATATGACCCTCGCGCATTTTCACTGTTGGAG GAAGCTGCTTCACTTGGAGTTGCTCCATTTGTATCCCTCAAGGGAAGTCCTATTGTTGTAGATGTCAAGGAGTTGCAGATTCATACAGCTGAG GTTTACCTGTTGACAGTTTTGAAAGGTCTCAAACATCGGCTTGCCGCTG GTTCAAAGTTACCGAACTTACTGATCTTACTGTCAGTTGAGACGACACAAATTCTCTCTTCCAAGGGCGAGAGGACCATTAACCTTGCTGGAAG GGTTGGACAAGCAGTTGCAGCATTGTTAAGAAGACTTGGACTTCCCTACCAAGGAAATGAATCAAGTGGAAAAATCAGAATCAATGGTTTAGCCTTGAGAAGATGGATGCAACCAAAACATTCCGATTCTCGAATTGGAAAACCTGGAGAGTTCAGCTCGTTTCAGTCACGTCtaggaaaagaaataagcCATCAGCAACGTAATATTCGCTCTGGGCATCTATCACTGGATTAA